From the genome of Streptomyces sp. NBC_01341, one region includes:
- a CDS encoding phosphomannomutase/phosphoglucomutase: MAASTEPSPRTDLSSLVKAYDVRGVVPDQWDESTAELFGAAFVRVTGARALVTGHDMRSTSPGLARAFARGAAAQGADVTETGLCSTDQLYYASGALGLPGAMFTASHNPARYNGIKMCRAGAAPIGQDSGLAEIRALVEQWSDNGAPSPSPERTGTVTHHDTLTEYARHLRTLVDLTAIRRLKVVVDAGNGMGGHTVPTVLAGLPVDVVPLYFTLDGSFPNHEANPLDPANIVDLQARVRAEHADLGLAFDGDADRCFVVDERGEPVSPSAVTALVASRELARRPGATVLHNLITSRAVPEVIREAGGTPVRTRVGHSFIKAEMARTGAVFGGEHSAHYYFADFWNADTGMLAALHVLAALGGQDGTLSALTRSFERYAASGEINSTVGDPADRLAAVRTAWRDRTGVTLDELDGLTVEGDNWWFNLRPSNTEPLLRLNVEARDPDTMRTLRDEVLALVRS; encoded by the coding sequence ATGGCCGCGTCCACTGAACCCTCTCCGCGCACCGACCTTTCCTCGCTGGTCAAGGCGTACGACGTGCGCGGCGTCGTCCCCGACCAGTGGGACGAGTCGACGGCCGAGCTGTTCGGCGCAGCGTTCGTGCGGGTCACCGGAGCGCGCGCGCTCGTGACCGGGCACGACATGCGCAGCACCTCGCCCGGCCTCGCGCGTGCCTTCGCACGAGGCGCCGCAGCACAGGGAGCCGACGTCACCGAGACCGGCCTGTGCTCCACGGACCAGCTCTACTACGCCTCCGGCGCGCTCGGCCTGCCCGGCGCCATGTTCACCGCCTCGCACAACCCCGCCCGCTACAACGGCATCAAGATGTGCCGCGCCGGCGCCGCACCGATCGGTCAGGACAGCGGCCTGGCCGAGATCCGCGCGCTCGTCGAGCAGTGGTCCGACAACGGTGCGCCCTCGCCGTCCCCGGAACGCACCGGCACCGTCACGCACCACGACACCTTGACGGAGTACGCGCGCCACCTGCGCACCCTGGTCGACCTCACGGCGATCCGCCGGCTGAAGGTCGTCGTGGACGCGGGCAACGGCATGGGGGGCCACACCGTGCCGACCGTACTCGCCGGGCTCCCCGTCGACGTCGTACCGCTGTACTTCACCCTCGACGGCAGCTTCCCCAACCACGAGGCCAACCCGCTCGACCCGGCCAACATCGTCGACCTCCAGGCCCGTGTACGCGCCGAGCACGCCGACCTCGGCCTCGCCTTCGACGGCGACGCCGACCGCTGTTTCGTCGTCGACGAACGGGGCGAGCCGGTCTCACCCTCCGCCGTCACCGCACTCGTGGCCTCCCGCGAACTCGCACGCAGGCCCGGCGCCACCGTTCTGCACAACCTGATCACCTCGCGCGCCGTGCCCGAGGTGATCCGTGAGGCCGGTGGCACACCTGTGCGCACCCGCGTCGGCCACTCCTTCATCAAGGCCGAGATGGCCCGCACCGGTGCGGTCTTCGGTGGCGAGCACTCCGCGCACTACTACTTCGCCGACTTCTGGAACGCCGACACAGGGATGCTCGCCGCGCTCCACGTCCTCGCCGCGCTCGGCGGACAGGACGGCACCCTCTCGGCCCTCACGCGCAGCTTCGAGCGGTACGCCGCCTCCGGAGAGATCAACTCCACCGTCGGGGACCCGGCCGACCGCCTCGCCGCCGTCCGTACCGCCTGGCGCGACCGGACCGGCGTGACCCTCGACGAACTCGACGGCCTCACCGTCGAAGGCGACAACTGGTGGTTCAACCTCCGGCCGTCCAACACGGAGCCGCTGCTGCGGCTCAACGTCGAGGCCCGCGACCCGGACACCATGCGGACCCTGCGC